The genomic region cagggagctgaacttgttaagattttcatataaaattggttataactttgtaaataccatgtacaacataacaatcctttatatttttgtgatggggaagttaagaagatttcgaatataaaataaaatataggatgttccattaaaaaaaaaaaaataagtttggtctgccactaggCAGTCGAACATCccgtaacattctaactaattttgtaatatgaatctcaaagttgtctacaatttttgttattaacttttattgctatctattactatagcggatctattgagctttaccccactaatcaatcaccctgtatagaacAACAGATCTTCCTTGTTACCTATGTTATCTATTAAACTTATTTTGAAAAGCTTATTGATTTACATCTCACAAATTGAATATATTGTGCTTTTCAGAAATatactgcaataaaaaataagCCAGAGTAGCAGGCCAGAGCCACTATTAGCAGGATGTGCAAGGTATTATGTAACGGAAGCCTAAAATTGGGATCCAGGATCCTCCTACTTCATTGCTATTGTTCTTGGTTTTCCTTTATGGTATCGAattcttggactgtgaataaaatggatctaaatcgccttgaggcttttgaaatatgctatagaagaattttaaaagttacttGGGGGAGAAGATTTGAAACtcgagattataaaaagcatcaagagaaagctggagtatttagGACATGTAATGATAGGTCctaaatataggttgctacaaaatattatgcaagggaaaatagcaaAAGCAGTCGAGAACGAAGAAGGACTTTATGGTTGAAGAACTTTCTGGATTGGTGTGGTATTGATACAAGCATGTTATTTAGGgtagcagtgaataaaattaagatagctatgatggtaactaACATTCTGAAAGGATATGGTACATGGAGAAGAAGTAAAAAATACTTACATTATCTACATCAAGGTTTTTTTCTTgtaacaatttttctttaaacctAATTTCATCTCTCTGCTTTTCGACAGAATCCTTTAACCTCTGCAAAATATCGTTTTCTGTGGTAGGGGTTAAATTCGCTGGTGTATGATTTGGACTTTGTTCCTTGACAAGACGTCGATTTTCTTCTTGTAATTTGGAAACCATGGAAACCAATTCTTTGGTTTCAGATCTCCATTGTTCTTCGATGATTTCCAACTCCTAAAAAGAACTTTCTATTTGAAAATACTAATctacaagaaataaaaaatttcaaaaataacgtatcagacgagtttagcaactgccactgtcacagtaACAGTTtaagttgacatactcctctgatacgtgtaaaggtgggaaacaatcaaatatatcgcaccctcagtgcaagactgcagtaagtcaaaataagtaaaTTTCAAGAtagacgattttgtttattttcgtgctaatatcggtgaaataagacacaagttttaagaaaaattaacatttgataatgattttgcatgcttttcagcctatattacattaaccaaaaataaaaatttaaataaaataatattaatgcaaaaaaaattaggaatttcaaagttacaacacttttgcacggaaaaaaatcacatttagtattagaatttcaaagttacaacaatTTTGCAGGGAGAAATTTGTAAAAAGTGTAGACACGtttacttttacagtaaaacctgtgttacgggccacctgtactaacggccagtttaaaaattccccaaaccaattatgtatatctagactacaaaaactggcaataccggccacctttctatatcggccaatagttctttcttttttagtggccgttgctgacaggttttaccatagttgttgtcctcttctcgtacatcatcttgtgccaaaatatttttataaaaactgtggtgggcttctggtatcatacccgaatggcataagtataccaaatctttctttttggccatttgaatttttggctgttctttggcaagttttctgagaatagatatttttgacctctcagtattgtcaatacacaagttttaagataactgtttttcctttcatgagaaaaaatactttttggtcgtaaataattagtcttaatttatgtggttttaatccaatctaacaaataaatggtcaaacgacatcgcacacatcttatgaaaaatatatataatatgtatcacacaaaggacataaaatttacatgaatagattgatctcgaaaatctttgtttattatctcagccgttaatggattacgtagacgcgctgtatattaaaattaaacaccacagatatagatattataataacaaatatcttacttttttcattgcttgttattGCTTCTTATCGAATCCAttgcaatgttccgtgcaaaaattacattagagttacaacagttttgtacggaacttatgttcaaaaacacaaaatagttaaactgttgttattgtaatatttagccggttaagcatttgaaagttactaaagttttacaggggatagatatgcatgtttacaatcgaattccatgattacttcatttttataaaattttgagttactgcagtcttgcactgagggtgcgatatgtaAATTTATATGTTAATATTGCTAAATTtaccagctcgactagtttcaattctttttatttcataacttaatacgttttccattttttgtgctattttgccagttaatgggtctattgaataaaaagaagtatttgcttttacttcctcgtatttaagtatttacttaatagtaattaaataaagcattaaagaaattactttattcaattactattaagtaaatacttaaatacttgtaaaagcaaatacttctttttattcaatagacccattagCATGCTAATcactgtatacatttttaatatATGTTAGGATCAGACATCCACATGCAATGTGTTAACTGAGACAGTAaaagcaatggtcaccaaaataacaaatgaGGAAAAAGGAAGTGCTTCGAGCACTTAAAAAATAAGAAAGGAAAAGTAGTTGGAACAGATTATATTCCTGGAGAAGTGTGAACAGCATCAGGAGAGGCAAGAACAAGTTGGCTAACAGGTTCATTTAATAGCATTATGTAATTTGGACAAACACCAGATGAATGGAAAAGCAGTAGGTATATTCGTActtgtttacaaaaacaagggagatatacagtgATCTACAAACCAAGTACAGGGgcataaaactacttagtcaaACCATGAAAAtgtgggagagagtaattgacaTAAGGATATATTATAAAGAAAGCAAAATATCTGATAATTAGTTTGgctatgcagggtagatcaacaacagatgtaattttcattataaggcagttgatggaaaaatatagAAATAAAGAAACAcatgctcatatggtattcattgatcttgagaaagcatatgaagCGAACAGAGGAAAAAGGAGGAATGTCACTTTTGTTGAATTCTTCAGGAGAGCATTTCAAAGTTATAAGACTAATATTAATGAtatgttttgttataatatatggtaattttttttaaatcatatgttTACTCTGTTGTTACACACAAAAACAATGTGTAACAATAAAAGCGTTTTAACTTATTTCTGCATGACAGATTCACAGCTGACATTCCCCCTTCTTAACAGGTAACAGCGTGACATTCCCCTTCTTCTAGTGTATAGGTATTTTATTATTCATGTTATCTCATGTCACAACCCATTTTTAACTAGTGTTATTTACATATAGTAAAGTACAGAATATAACCTATCTAAtgtattaaaacaaaaaatgaaaactTCTTACATTCCTCCTTTTTCCCCTGTACCCTTCATATGATATAGATCCTCAGGAGGTTCTTTGGTGGACACTCAATAAAAAGAGAGTCCCCAttgaatatgtaaatattatgagAGACATGTATGACagagtaacaactagtgttaggacaggtgtgggagagactgataaatttcatatGAAAGTAGGATTACAACAAGGCTTGTACTTAGTCCTTCTCCATCTTAGTCCtgatttattctcattagtttttgatcagataacagcaaaactacagggtaacattctcTGTTGCTTAATGTATGTTGTTGATGTAGTATTAGCAGGAAACTGTAAAAgtgacttagaacaaaaactgaaatgttgttctgaagctatttatatATGGAACAGCGGACACAAGCTCTTGAGGAGAAAGGTTTAAAACATAGTAATTTAATATCCCATAGATCTTGCATATCTTCTATATAAACCTACTGATACCAATTTGACCTGTTAAAACATTGCGTGCCACGTTGCTCATATATGAGACACAGATATTTTGCCAGGGGCCACGGTGCTCATTTTTGATAAACACATATAACTAACTTTCATGGCCGTGGATATCATAGTGTCTCGATTAGAGCGTGGCACACGATGCGTTATATTCTGATAAAAGATACTCTTCGGACACTAAATACATTTTAATTATTCCTAAATATGTTACCTTTTCAAACTTCTTTCTGTACTCAGCTTTTTCGAGTTTATCATTTTCTAACTGAGATATTTTGGCCTGTAGTTCATGCAACAACATATTCTCTCTTTCATTTCTTGTAGCCAGGTTTTCCAACAGTTCCAATGCATTGATTACTTTGGGCATTAAAGCAGTCATGGCATCAGCCCCATGCTGATCTATAATTTTTTCGCATTCCTTTCCAATATCAGACGCAATATCATACACATCCACTACTGTTACTTCCCCTGACAAATCACTTACATCCTCCATTTTATTAAAAAGAATAATATGACTCTGTTGAGGCATGAATTAACTGTTGAATATATTTATATGTACTTGATTAATCTTATTTTCGCATCACGCATATTATGAATCGATTTTCAAGGATTGTAAACCTATGCTTTGAAGAAAATGTCAGTCAAAAATCatttaaactttaaacaaaagTGTTAAAGGTTGAAGTTTAGGAGATGGAGATGATAGACATGACATGACACATATGATTGTCTGTCACACTTGTGTGACAGATAGTGACGTCACATTCGACTTCTTGTACAGACtccaaaataataattattttttagacCAATCAGGGCAAAGACCTAAAATATCATACATAATTATAACAATTTATCTTCTATAGGATTTTgattctttcaaaaattaatcctataatatataaaataaatttgattttttgGACCTACTTTCTCCTTTTTATGGTACTGTTCCTTTTAGGACCATATTCTTGCTTTGTCAAATATTTTTGGAATAGCACTTTCTCTTAGATAATGtatttttcttgaaaaaaattttaaggcaccaTTAACAGAATAATTCATATGTATAAAAACGTAAATATTTTTATAGGCCCTTTATTCACCATTGCCAAATTTCAGTGTTCTGGCCTTGCGTTCGAGAATATGCTCTAAACTCGAACACATTTGTGGACAAATGACAGTGACAGATTACGGACTGCAAACTaacataaaatacataaaatctATGGTAGTTATTTATCCATTTTCACATTTGGATTTAGGAAAAATAAATCTATTCATTTTGAAGAGCTACACGAATTAATATGGCCAAATACTTTGGCATTGataaattttttgtgtttttaaacACAATCAAAGAAGCTGGAGGAATAAGAGCTTCCTTGTATAAACTTTAtaggtaagaaataaatttaaaaattatataacagtttGTTTTAACAATATCTTATTTTAGGATGGACAACTTGAGACCGGGAACACTGGTCGGTACAGACAAGTACGGAAATAAATATTACGAAAATCCTCATTACTTTTATGGCAGAAATCGATGGATTGAATATGCACCTTACTATGGAAAGTAGTTTTTTATAGGTTATCTATTTTTTGAGTCTGCTCCACGCCAGTCCACTTCAAAACTAGACAGTGCTACTCACAAGTAACACATgattttttgaatgttaaaaacaCAATAGCATTTACATGTTTGGTATGAAACATGAATATAATAGTTGTGTCCCTTGACCCAAAATATATTGGTTTGCTGCTCCATGTAGATCAGTTTTTATTAGTcattaatatacagtgatgagcacgctaataaccggcagaatagctcaaaagatagaaaatataattcattgcgaaacaaaaagagatgaaactagtggaggtggaaattatcattataaatgtatcaattaacattacattacatagtttcccacctttagacgtctgtgacagacgtattttataaaattctactgtcacagtgacagttctcatactcatctgatacatctaaaggtgggaaactatgtaatgtaatgataTTTAGACGTTTATaatgataatttccacctccactagtttcatctctttttggtTCGCAATggattatgttttccatcttttgagctattttgctggttattagcgcactcatcactgtatatcttCATTTCTATGCATCTAGGAAACTTTTTGGAAATCTGATAACCAGTGGCAGAGATAACTGGCCTGCGAGGCAGGCACCAAAGTGAGCTTTTTTGCTAGTgttataaaaaacaataatttaaaaaaccgTAGGGCACCTATGCTAATTTTGCAGgtgggcaccttataccctagtgCTGGGACTGGTGATAAGATCTTAGTTTGACAGTTGAATGGGTCCACCAAATAGCGTTGTAAGCACCGCATCACTTATTCTTAAGAAAtcgaaaaaaaagttttaatattatAACAATGGCAAAAAACATTTTAAGAGTAAGTAATAAAGTTTGTAAATACAAATTACAAACTGTATTACTcacccttaaaatgtataaactcaccattatcacaattttaaaactttttcttcaaCTTCTCAAAAATGAACAATGTGGCGCTTACAATGTTATTCGGCAGACCCATTCAGTTATTTTGAATTATAAGTTAGTGAGATATAAATAAGTAtccgattttgttttttttttcctaaatttttaacataatatgtatagtagggatggcggtttttgacaaaacaccggttttcggttataccgtttttttttgcttacggtttaacttgggggttataaccggccaaaaaaccggtttttggaaaaaccggtttttggtttttttaatccaataggttacaaagttacatttacaatacactttagtttgcgatactccattcgactcgatatcaatatgatcaaaattagtaatactatcgaaagaacatgtattacttttaacacgtttgtatatttgtagaataggtacattttaactcatttaatacttcctgtaagtatgagtgtatcgttttgaaaacgtagcgaaattcttggagattcgtatccgtaatcagtaattcgatattcatagccagaacattatttttggtaatcagaaaaagtcattcacccactttcaatgtcaagagttaagtgtgaaaaataaatgatgtttgcgtctaattcaaccagatcacttcttatgtaaatattatgattaaaaataccttttcaaggaaatattataataaaacttaataattgtttctggctgatgtgagattgcactttcagtttgcttctgtattttataaaataaaataaaatttgaattatggttttgtttggaataattacttgagaataataattatgattgggatccaaaataatacctaacctaatcctaatcaccgtaaaaacctaataaccggttttactttaaaaagaaaaaaccggttataaccgggacaaaaaaaaaacaaccggtaaaccggttattgcgaagtaacaaaaccggttttaggtttaaaccggtaggtttttcccatcccgaATGTATAGAACTTTATATTTCTTCTACGATTATCTAACTCTGATTGTAGTCCTTAACCAAAGAAATATTTTCTTACagacttaatttttttaagttatatgacTGTCAAACATTGTTCTtatacataaaagacataaaaaagataaactcaaacTTCATAAAAGAcgtaaataataacttatatgcattcttcttcttattttgcaatCATAATCCTGAATTCGTCTTTGCCtatctggctatgtccttccattcagactTCTCTTGTGCCTGTCTCTACAATTGTCTTACATTCATAGTTTTCAAGTCATCTTCAAACCATCTCATTCAGGACCTTTATTTTTTTGTCATCTTCCactgtaatattttctttgttgtttctgGACATATCCCAGCCATGCAGTCTGCGactttttataaattttacaatatcatacccttcATTTAATTCATTAATTTCGTAATTTCTCCTGATTTTCCAAATAGTGTCCTCCTCTTGCAGCAAGCTGTATACCTTTCTTAGTGTACCTTATTTTTTTgccattacccaggtttcacaaccatattATGCTTCTACGGGTCTAATTAATGTTCTGTAGGTAGTTATTTTTGGTTCTTTTATCTAATTATTTCGAtatcatcaatcttttattagcatagtatgtatgATTCCCACTGGAAATACATGGAGATGTTCTTTACTTATGGAATTCTTTGGaatgatttctgtgcccagatatttGAAGGCATCTATACATTCGATGgtatagttgtctattgtgatgttattttcattgtcaggtgttcGTTTTACTGTCATATACTTCGTTTTTTAAGCCCTCTTTTTCATGACTCTTCCATTAGTTGTTGCTGGTTCTTACTAAGGATagctacatcgtctgcatatgcagtaatgTCTACAagttatatgcattaagttctcTTAATTTTCCTCCTATTTTAAACCAGAGATTAAAACTCTCTGGTTGATTGGGTTCAATTTGTCGTGTCATGATTCAAGTTTTATGCcacctaaaatatttttttatttcaacaaatttttttctttattttgggCCTTCTTGGGGAAGGGGAGACTTCTCCATTCTCCCTGTAGATCTGCCACTGATGAGCACAATATTTGGTCACCATCGTTTTCCCTAAATTCCATTCATTGTACTAACTGAATGAAGATAACATTTAACCCCTTCGGTATggtgatgcacccgtgtgcatcatgcTTGACTATCTGCTCAGTAcggtgatgcacacgggtgcatcatgaGTTGTCGTTCGCCATATACGGCGGTGCCACCATCTGCATCatatttcaggtatttttgtTCCGTCCGAATTACCTTATTCAAATCTAAAAGTGGGGGAACCACGCCCAAAAGTGGGTGATGTCCAGAAGGAGATTAGATTTAGTTAATTTGATTGGTGATAAGGTTGTTTGGATGTTTGACTGATGGCATTGTGTGGGAGGTGAAGTTACTGTGCTGCTGTTTACAACTTACcttactatcccttgcaagataattcggatggaatttcccagattaggagactgggacggtatcaagcacaaaataatctggggaattccatccgaattatcttgtttatcttttttaataatatttgtttaaaatggtattttatggataaaatttaatttaactcacatactatgtagaataataaactgaataaaaatagttttatttctaaaattagtgttattattaCATTAACTTTAATTAGTTGTAGTGTGATACTGAATTTTAACTGACCACGCGAAGCCACTCGGTAAGCGCTCGAATCCGTATATAGGAGCCGACTTGCCGAATGACGGTCCGGCACGAAGGGGTTAATGTACTGTAAAattaattatcaaaaattttaCAGTCTAGAaaaccaaaaattaaaacaacttatttgtgtttatattatttctttttattagatttttatttttcaggTTTGGACTATGATGGAAGCCAGGTTCCTGCTGAATGGTTTGGCTGGTTACATTACAAAACTGACCTTACCCCAGATAAGGATCCATCTAGACCAAAGTATAAATGGATGGCAGATCACACAGAAAATTTAAGTGGAACTCCAGGGCAGTATATGCCATATTCCACTACTAGACCCAAAATTGAAGCATGGACCCCCCCAGGAAAATAGAAAAATGTTATTTTGTGTAGTATATTGTGAATTttatgtataaataaattaaaataaatctaaaaagtCAAACATCTTTTAGAATTAGCTAGAGATTTATACCAGAAGTAAGATCAGAGTAGGCACGGCACAGTACTATCTGCTGGAAGGGTTGACATGGAGGGGATATGACATGTCGACCGCTTCTCAAGGTGGCATAATTTGTAAGCCGTCCCCTATGGGCGATAAATTCAGTTCTTTTTGTGCACTATATTTTCTTAGCTTAGTAATGAAATCCCCCTCTTCTTTTCAACCAGATCCTTTGGAAACATAAATAATCTACATATCCCTCTTTCACTAGACAAACACTGTTTCACTGCTTACAATCTGGGAATCTGGGACAAAGCacattaccatttttattataaaaaatacaatggTTCACAAAAGTTCCTAATCTTTGCTTGTAAATATCACCAAAAAACTatatttcatagaaatttaaGACTGAATTATGGtattatcttaaaaacattataCTTAGGCAGAGGAAGCAAAATTTCAACTTTATAGGAATTAAAAAGGCTGAGATTGGGCAAATCCTAAGTTTTCAACTTTTGTTTACAAATAACAATATGACAGTAGTGACGTCACACTTCACCTATCAGCCTTGAAATCTCATCCTATTTTTCTATATTGAAACTTTATCTACGTATTATATCAAATATTTTCTGCCATATAGAGCATTTATAGCAAATTTCTATTGATGCATTAGCACAAAATTAATCATACAATATTTTGAATAATCTCTGAAAATCGCTGTGGGATTCTGACCTCAGAAATCTCCAGTGATGTAAACATagttttgtattaaaaaaaatcatatctCTTTATTATATACAGTAGATCTTATTAGAACCAGTAGAACCATtaataattaggtacttattggaacaactattatttattatcaaataaaccaatttacaaaaatgtatacagAAGTAAGTAAAAAGATATTTTTATTAATCCAAATTGTAATAAAATACCACTTAAATTTTATAACGAGTGCATATTATTATTTGGGTGGTACAATCCTGGTAACTGTTCTCTATAATCCTCTAGAATTGATCACTATAAAAGTGtcatataaaaagaaaaatagcTAAGCTAGAAAACGTTTAACACATTTGTGACAAAACAAGTctatatatttaattaatttaatttcaaGAAAAATTATATTCTTCCAGCTATTGCACGTCAAATAGTAGGTACAATGTTTGATAGGCTGGCAGCGTTGCCACATCTAATGTTCAGGCCTGGGGATTTAATGGGTCATGCGTAGGCAGAATTTAAACTCAATTAACGTATTTAAAgaacaaatttaaaattatttgaatatACAATTTGCAATaacgaataaataaaatataacactTAATTTTTTACTTATTCTTACCATAAAATTACTTAATACAAGCACAGTGTCATTTAAATTGAATTTATGATAGATTTGTCATTATAAGTGCAACCAGCATCAATTTTATTAATCATAGATTATTTAAAAGCAGCCTTTACTGATTCGATACTAATAAAGGACACTGTACAcctcttatggaaaatataaatacactcaaatacaaaaaaatacatgaataTATTTCATATAATTGCGTCATATAATATAGGTTACAATCATTTCATAtaattgcgccaactctgaattttgattaataaagGCGTAaactgatataaataaatctaaaatcaaatggcTACGTACGTGagttacaaagaaaaaatatattttgcgaATCGTCAATAAATCTTTTTGCAGGTATTAAGGCAGATGCTTAGTCTTATCTtatagataataaagtaggtataatttggcCAGTCGTACCAAAGTAAATAATTCCTCTAATTCGTACCTTCGCTCACGCTGGGTAAGATGTTTTCAATAGATAGCAAATAGACTAATAGTATTTCTGTATAACACTTTTATGAACCTCAAAAATGTGATTAccataaactttaattacaatttacggccttattaatcaaaattcagagttggtgCAATTATATAAAATAATGGTAATTTCGAggacgaatctattcgtataaattttattgcatttgagtGAGATTTTTTCAATAAGATGTGTGTGGTGTCCTTTTGATACATTCTTAGTAATTTTTTATGGGCTTCTTACTACTATCCGAGTACAACTGATAAATCTTTCTAGTCTTAAATCTCTAGTTTGCTTTATTATGAGTGAAAACTATTAGCTGCCTAATAGAAATGGAAGATGGTGAATTTTAAGCGTTCTTTAAAAGTTTCTTCTATTGGTATCAATATCTCCTTTAGCATTAAGTTAAATCAAAGCGTCACTGCTATGGAATTATCTTCTCCCCTAGGAGCAATATCCGGTCTTTGCAACTGTACATGGTTTTTAACAATATGACGAGTTAAAGACGACGAAAAGTGATACGAACAGCCACAAATTGTACacctaaaattaaaaacaaaatctGGTTTAGAAATCTAATATA from Diabrotica virgifera virgifera chromosome 3, PGI_DIABVI_V3a harbors:
- the LOC114326841 gene encoding probable NADH dehydrogenase [ubiquinone] 1 alpha subcomplex subunit 12, translating into MAKYFGIDKFFVFLNTIKEAGGIRASLYKLYRMDNLRPGTLVGTDKYGNKYYENPHYFYGRNRWIEYAPYYGLDYDGSQVPAEWFGWLHYKTDLTPDKDPSRPKYKWMADHTENLSGTPGQYMPYSTTRPKIEAWTPPGK